One Candidatus Spechtbacteria bacterium DNA window includes the following coding sequences:
- a CDS encoding glycoside hydrolase family 1 protein, whose product MGIVFPKDFYFGTGTSAHQVEGDNTNNDWWQGEQDGRVKYRSGRACDSYNRYEEDFDLAKSINTNAHRFSIEWSRIEPEEGRFDEKEIEHYQKVIDALRARGIEPFVTLHHFTNPIWLAEKGGWNNSKMPEYFSRYVEFVASHIKGVKYWVTINEPMIFGSHGYRIGDWPPFQKNSFWGYGIAVSNMVRAHKIAYRILHRINNEAQVGMAQANNFFDAYHNELASRLFVPIISYIINNWVWDRIGREQDFIGINYYNHNRVHVRLSHYEKWFNQNENKKVTDRGWEIYPEGIYRVVKNAARYKKPLYILENGIADEDDDQRSAYIHDHLMWLHKAMEEGIDVRGYFYWSLLDNFEWETGFTKRFGLVEVNFETFKRRMRPSGKIYGEICRTRSIN is encoded by the coding sequence ATGGGAATAGTATTTCCTAAAGATTTTTATTTTGGCACCGGAACTTCCGCGCACCAAGTGGAAGGCGATAATACCAATAACGATTGGTGGCAGGGAGAGCAGGACGGGCGCGTAAAGTACAGATCCGGCAGAGCATGCGACTCATACAATCGCTACGAGGAGGATTTTGATTTGGCAAAATCAATAAACACGAACGCCCATCGTTTTTCAATTGAATGGTCGCGTATAGAGCCGGAGGAGGGAAGGTTTGATGAAAAAGAGATTGAGCATTATCAAAAAGTTATTGATGCTTTGCGCGCGAGAGGGATAGAGCCGTTCGTGACACTTCATCATTTTACTAATCCAATTTGGCTTGCTGAAAAAGGAGGGTGGAATAATTCTAAGATGCCAGAGTATTTTAGTAGGTATGTTGAATTTGTAGCTAGCCATATTAAAGGAGTTAAGTATTGGGTCACAATAAACGAGCCGATGATTTTTGGGTCTCACGGCTATCGTATTGGCGACTGGCCTCCCTTTCAGAAAAATAGTTTTTGGGGGTATGGAATTGCCGTTAGTAATATGGTGAGGGCGCATAAAATCGCGTACCGTATTTTGCACAGAATTAATAATGAAGCGCAAGTCGGTATGGCGCAGGCGAATAATTTTTTTGATGCCTATCACAACGAGCTTGCCTCGCGTCTATTTGTTCCAATAATTTCATACATAATCAATAATTGGGTTTGGGATCGCATAGGGCGAGAACAGGATTTCATTGGTATCAATTATTACAATCATAATCGCGTTCACGTGCGCCTGTCTCATTACGAGAAGTGGTTTAATCAGAATGAGAATAAGAAGGTAACCGATCGCGGTTGGGAGATTTATCCCGAGGGTATTTATCGTGTGGTTAAAAATGCTGCGCGATATAAAAAGCCACTTTATATTTTAGAAAATGGAATTGCAGACGAAGATGATGATCAGCGTTCTGCGTATATTCATGACCATCTAATGTGGTTGCACAAGGCGATGGAGGAAGGGATTGATGTGCGTGGATATTTCTATTGGTCACTGCTTGATAATTTTGAATGGGAAACAGGATTTACTAAGCGATTTGGTTTGGTGGAAGTAAATTTTGAAACATTCAAGCGGCGCATGCGGCCAAGCGGAAAGATATACGGAGAAATCTGCCGGACGCGAAGCATAAATTGA
- a CDS encoding NGG1p interacting factor NIF3, which translates to MKLQDIYKQAVDLGMKADPRGEQGARRVLEENRKAYEAMKEKDKAYYDMERLENPYSDTRILYGGSDREIKKVMVGIDIDDGELIIAKQLGNVEACIAHHPEGIALAGLDDVMHMQADVLNDYGVPINVAEAMLNKRILEVTRNLSPGNHYRVVEIARLADMPFMCTHTVTDNMAFQFLKNLVETKKPYRVGEVFDMLMEVPEYKQATRMGFGPQLFAGNRENRAGIIAVTEITGGTEGAPDIYEKMAQAGVGTVIAMHQSEKHREFADQAHINVIVAGHMSSDSIGMNLFLDTLEEKGVAIEPCGGLIRNSRN; encoded by the coding sequence ATGAAACTACAAGATATATACAAGCAAGCAGTGGATCTAGGAATGAAAGCTGACCCGCGAGGAGAGCAGGGAGCTCGTCGTGTTTTGGAAGAAAATCGCAAGGCATATGAGGCGATGAAAGAAAAAGATAAAGCGTATTACGACATGGAGCGCTTGGAAAACCCTTATTCTGATACGCGCATATTGTACGGCGGGAGTGATCGCGAAATAAAAAAAGTGATGGTCGGCATTGATATTGATGACGGCGAGCTTATTATTGCAAAGCAGCTAGGAAACGTAGAGGCGTGTATTGCCCATCACCCAGAGGGCATCGCGCTTGCCGGGCTTGACGACGTGATGCACATGCAGGCAGACGTGCTGAACGATTATGGCGTGCCAATCAATGTTGCCGAGGCGATGCTCAACAAGCGTATTTTAGAAGTTACACGCAATCTTTCTCCCGGCAATCATTACCGCGTGGTGGAAATTGCGCGCTTGGCAGACATGCCATTTATGTGCACGCACACCGTGACCGACAACATGGCGTTTCAATTCTTGAAAAATCTTGTTGAAACAAAAAAGCCTTATCGTGTTGGTGAGGTTTTTGATATGCTGATGGAAGTTCCCGAATACAAGCAGGCAACGCGTATGGGTTTTGGTCCGCAACTTTTTGCGGGCAATAGAGAAAATCGCGCTGGCATTATCGCGGTTACGGAAATAACTGGAGGCACCGAGGGCGCGCCTGATATTTACGAAAAAATGGCGCAGGCGGGCGTGGGTACGGTGATCGCGATGCATCAATCAGAAAAGCATCGTGAGTTCGCCGATCAAGCGCATATCAACGTGATAGTAGCTGGACATATGAGCTCCGACTCAATTGGTATGAATTTATTTTTAGACACATTAGAGGAAAAAGGAGTCGCCATTGAACCTTGCGGCGGACTCATCCGCAACTCAAGAAATTAG
- a CDS encoding VWA domain-containing protein produces the protein MEVEFPYAVIGLMVLPLIAVFIAREARKQRDVRKALHEDHERVERDALLKFILSCVALVSLIIIMAQPYFIGVAAQKGISGQYVFVVDTSTSMAAREGPSSPSQLDRAKSVMQKIIDGVPEACFGVFLFSKLTFPVSSVTCDRDILWEVITHEMVVDRIPERGSDIINALRVAAKRIFSSEMYKDVSHIILLTDGGSGYSSGAIDQMIDEFQAQHLKLVVMGVGSKNGAPIPLVDEDGIFTGSYATSNGKEYFSFLQSEWLRNLAAQTNGIYLEQYQDDELVNILRSELKDTGQAFVTAPQKQDLGWIFFIPLGISFFVLLWRRNI, from the coding sequence ATGGAAGTAGAGTTTCCCTATGCAGTTATCGGTTTGATGGTATTGCCGCTTATTGCTGTATTTATCGCGCGAGAGGCGCGAAAACAACGAGATGTGCGCAAGGCTTTGCACGAAGACCACGAAAGGGTGGAGAGAGACGCTTTATTAAAGTTTATTTTGAGTTGTGTTGCCCTGGTTTCGCTGATAATAATTATGGCACAGCCATACTTTATCGGTGTCGCGGCGCAAAAAGGGATTAGCGGACAATATGTGTTTGTCGTAGATACTTCCACGAGTATGGCTGCTCGAGAAGGGCCAAGTTCTCCCTCGCAGCTTGATAGAGCAAAAAGTGTCATGCAAAAAATAATTGATGGTGTTCCAGAGGCATGCTTCGGAGTGTTTCTTTTTTCCAAATTAACTTTTCCTGTTAGTTCTGTTACGTGTGATAGGGATATACTGTGGGAAGTTATAACCCATGAAATGGTGGTAGACAGGATTCCGGAACGCGGATCTGATATTATAAATGCTCTCAGGGTTGCAGCCAAAAGAATTTTCTCATCAGAGATGTACAAGGACGTGTCCCATATAATTCTTCTGACAGACGGAGGTTCTGGATATTCATCTGGCGCAATAGATCAAATGATAGACGAATTTCAAGCTCAACATTTAAAACTTGTTGTTATGGGTGTTGGTTCTAAAAACGGCGCGCCAATTCCCTTGGTTGACGAGGATGGTATCTTTACTGGTTCTTATGCCACATCAAACGGTAAGGAATATTTTTCTTTTTTACAGAGCGAGTGGCTTCGCAACCTTGCCGCGCAGACAAACGGAATTTACCTTGAACAGTATCAGGACGACGAGCTAGTCAATATTTTGCGCAGCGAGCTGAAAGATACAGGCCAGGCGTTCGTTACCGCACCTCAAAAACAAGACTTGGGATGGATATTCTTCATTCCCCTAGGCATTTCGTTTTTTGTTCTTTTATGGAGAAGAAATATATAA
- a CDS encoding VWA domain-containing protein — protein sequence MSALFDILRTFYFSSPWLLLIAVPYLAALVYQSLGRKKQYAFSVSDIDLLPRGSRAGFMKNLRTILLVFGIFVFTVALADPRIITTQDITQTNRKELFKHFIVLLDVSYSMSVSVGYDKEEGLTPYQLARESFREIVRSQKNERISLILFSNDSFIVTYPSRDMVFLENVLFQDDISAKNDLSQLYSFSGGTNTPKAFLAGEKILQEAEYANDKVFLLITDLFDNPKELINSIKRLRAKGVRIYVLGIATNQEVAKDIQRVFVEDDDVRVFSATSPADTKEAFSLIENTEYQRDLNTPNRAYDTSLRFYAAASFFFALLLLIFLSENIFFMVANRYNSERRA from the coding sequence ATGAGCGCATTGTTTGATATTTTGCGAACTTTTTATTTTTCCTCCCCCTGGTTGCTTTTGATAGCCGTGCCGTATCTTGCGGCGCTGGTATATCAATCACTGGGACGAAAAAAACAATATGCATTTAGCGTAAGCGATATTGATTTGTTGCCGCGCGGCAGTAGAGCTGGTTTTATGAAAAACCTTCGAACGATACTCCTTGTTTTTGGTATATTTGTTTTTACTGTTGCATTGGCCGATCCTAGGATTATTACGACCCAGGACATTACCCAAACAAATCGCAAGGAATTATTCAAGCATTTTATCGTGCTGTTGGATGTTTCATACAGCATGAGCGTATCAGTGGGTTATGACAAAGAGGAAGGATTAACACCTTATCAATTAGCGCGCGAATCATTTAGAGAAATCGTAAGGAGTCAAAAGAACGAACGCATTAGCCTGATTCTTTTTAGCAATGATTCCTTTATAGTCACATATCCTTCACGCGATATGGTGTTTTTGGAAAATGTGCTTTTCCAAGATGATATCTCCGCAAAGAATGATCTATCGCAGCTATATTCGTTCTCCGGCGGCACAAATACGCCAAAAGCATTTTTGGCAGGAGAAAAAATACTTCAAGAAGCGGAATACGCGAACGACAAAGTATTTTTGTTAATCACAGACCTTTTTGATAATCCCAAAGAGTTAATTAATTCAATAAAGCGATTGCGCGCCAAAGGAGTTCGTATTTATGTGTTAGGCATTGCCACAAATCAGGAGGTTGCCAAAGATATTCAGCGAGTATTCGTTGAAGATGATGATGTGCGCGTTTTCTCCGCAACATCACCAGCAGACACTAAAGAAGCTTTTTCTCTTATTGAGAATACGGAATACCAACGCGATCTCAACACACCGAATCGCGCATATGATACAAGCCTAAGATTCTATGCCGCGGCATCTTTTTTCTTCGCGCTGTTGCTTTTGATTTTTCTTTCCGAAAACATTTTCTTTATGGTCGCCAATCGTTATAACAGCGAAAGGAGAGCGTAA
- a CDS encoding DUF58 domain-containing protein — MDKFLVALERYRVPLVPLHPVVSILPGEWDSVYHGEGFDIDSLRDYRIGDNIRRVNPRISAKRGVQTIVDRVTLRDLTVVIYGDATASMRLRSKKVIQINAAATLLFSAYKHESSFELAFLGDWKNHLNPRRGEQQFLSLYRRLGSGQDKKSSKQDFLLALYQHLHRTIEPHSIVFVISDFLGLYVSGDEREKVLKQLAHRYDIIPVIVQDDLEYTFPVFDFPISFVLYDEEAERQRELWLTPEDQREIKTANEKRFTELQAAFRNAGIESIHIDDYSLGGLFGVFSNFFLSRKTRQRLHSG; from the coding sequence ATGGATAAATTCTTAGTAGCCTTGGAAAGATATCGCGTTCCACTGGTCCCGTTGCATCCAGTGGTAAGCATTTTGCCCGGCGAGTGGGATAGCGTGTATCACGGCGAGGGGTTTGATATCGATTCTCTTCGCGATTATCGTATCGGGGATAATATCAGGCGCGTAAACCCGCGCATTAGCGCAAAACGCGGCGTTCAGACGATCGTTGATCGCGTAACGCTGCGCGATTTGACTGTTGTAATCTATGGCGATGCAACGGCGTCTATGAGATTAAGAAGTAAAAAAGTTATTCAGATTAACGCTGCTGCCACGTTGCTTTTTTCTGCTTATAAACACGAAAGCTCGTTTGAGCTTGCCTTTCTAGGCGATTGGAAAAATCATCTTAATCCTCGACGCGGAGAACAACAATTCCTTTCTCTTTATCGGAGGCTGGGGAGCGGGCAAGATAAGAAATCGAGCAAACAAGATTTTCTTCTAGCGCTATATCAACATCTGCACAGAACAATTGAGCCACACAGTATCGTGTTTGTTATTTCTGATTTTCTCGGTTTGTATGTTTCGGGTGACGAAAGAGAAAAGGTTCTTAAGCAACTGGCTCATCGCTACGATATTATTCCAGTCATCGTGCAAGACGATCTGGAATACACTTTTCCCGTCTTTGACTTTCCCATTAGTTTTGTCTTATACGACGAAGAAGCAGAACGTCAGCGGGAATTGTGGTTAACCCCGGAAGATCAGCGTGAAATCAAAACGGCTAATGAAAAAAGATTTACAGAGCTGCAAGCCGCTTTTCGCAATGCGGGCATTGAGTCGATACACATTGACGACTATAGTCTTGGGGGGTTATTCGGGGTTTTTTCTAACTTTTTTCTTAGTCGCAAAACTAGGCAAAGACTTCACTCTGGTTAA
- a CDS encoding AAA family ATPase, which yields MSVMTISEAVREISMLQKEIRKVIVGMDDVVESVLICLFCNGHVLLEGAPGLGKTLLLKTLGRAMSLDCRRVSFASDILPGDIVGVEVFDSENQRTKLVERGPVFTNLFLCDELNRASTKSKSRILEPMQEQQVTVGGETLALPQPFMVMATQNPLEAEGTYPLGRAELDRFLMKVLVQYPSLEDEIEIARRYSTQKQEDIAISQVMDAQTVLEICDTIRSLHAERRIYELAARIAQATRPEQDQCGEGIIAHFGGASPRVPIALVEAARVHAALNSRNYVSPADLQGVALRILRHRLVFELGVEEDEKAIQNFVQKVCDEVIRGEK from the coding sequence ATGAGCGTCATGACAATTAGTGAGGCGGTGCGGGAAATATCCATGCTTCAGAAAGAGATTCGCAAGGTTATTGTTGGCATGGATGATGTGGTAGAATCAGTGCTTATATGTTTGTTTTGCAACGGGCATGTGTTGCTTGAAGGCGCACCGGGGCTTGGGAAGACTCTTTTGCTAAAAACCTTGGGAAGGGCAATGTCTTTGGATTGCAGGCGTGTTTCGTTTGCATCTGACATTTTGCCCGGGGATATTGTGGGCGTGGAGGTATTTGATAGTGAAAATCAACGTACCAAACTTGTAGAAAGAGGGCCCGTATTCACCAATCTTTTTCTGTGTGATGAACTTAACCGCGCTAGTACAAAATCAAAGAGCAGGATTTTGGAGCCGATGCAGGAGCAGCAAGTTACGGTGGGAGGAGAAACACTCGCATTGCCGCAACCATTTATGGTTATGGCTACACAAAATCCTCTTGAAGCAGAAGGCACATATCCTCTGGGCAGAGCGGAGCTTGATAGATTTTTAATGAAAGTTCTTGTGCAATATCCTTCACTTGAGGATGAGATAGAAATTGCTAGGCGCTATTCTACGCAAAAACAAGAAGACATCGCTATTTCCCAAGTAATGGACGCGCAAACCGTATTGGAAATTTGCGATACTATTCGTTCCCTTCATGCTGAACGGCGTATCTATGAACTTGCCGCGCGAATTGCACAGGCAACGCGTCCGGAGCAAGATCAATGCGGAGAGGGTATTATTGCCCATTTTGGTGGCGCTTCTCCTCGTGTACCGATTGCGCTAGTTGAGGCGGCGCGGGTTCATGCCGCGCTTAATTCACGTAATTATGTATCGCCAGCAGATCTTCAAGGTGTTGCTCTGCGTATTCTTCGTCACCGTTTAGTATTTGAACTAGGCGTGGAGGAGGACGAAAAAGCAATCCAAAATTTTGTGCAAAAGGTTTGCGATGAAGTGATTAGAGGGGAAAAATAG
- a CDS encoding UDP-N-acetylmuramoyl-L-alanyl-D-glutamate--2,6-diaminopimelate ligase — protein MKSILKKLIPRFLLDWYYWATAFFAAAYYGFPGRKMVLIGVTGTNGKSTTVDLIARILEKDNQLVASASSIRFRVAGKESLNTLKMTMPGRMMTQRFLREAVDAGCKYAVVEVTSEGIAQHRHKFINFDTAVLTNVTPEHIESHGGFENYRKAKSELFKSVKTMVVNGDDPSADYFLKFNAERKLVYKLSHKDSQLTIHDSQFKTIEAENTILGKNGTSFDVLGTRIGLNLFGEFNVQNAMAAICAAKAQGVKLETIKEALAEVQGEPGRMEIVIKDPFTVFVDYAHTPDALENVYKTLEVYRQQTIDNRQQTTAYEGGQRSAVDGRLSAVSSRLICVLGSAGGGRDKWKRPEMGKIAAQHCDEIILTDEDPYNENPSQILSEIKFGISNFAFRISKPNEILDRREAIRHALNIAKQDDVVIVTGKGCEPWMMVKDGRIPWDDRTVVREEYRKLKTVDPS, from the coding sequence ATGAAAAGTATACTAAAAAAACTCATCCCGCGGTTTTTGCTGGACTGGTATTACTGGGCTACGGCTTTTTTTGCCGCGGCTTATTACGGTTTTCCTGGGCGAAAGATGGTGCTAATTGGGGTTACTGGCACTAATGGCAAGTCAACAACCGTTGATTTAATCGCGCGTATTTTGGAAAAAGACAATCAACTTGTGGCATCCGCTTCTTCTATTAGATTTCGCGTCGCGGGAAAAGAATCTTTGAATACTTTAAAAATGACTATGCCCGGGCGAATGATGACGCAGAGGTTTTTGCGCGAGGCAGTGGATGCCGGCTGCAAGTACGCTGTGGTGGAAGTGACGTCAGAGGGGATCGCGCAGCATCGTCATAAGTTTATTAATTTTGATACAGCGGTGCTTACCAATGTTACGCCCGAGCACATTGAGAGTCACGGCGGATTTGAAAACTATCGCAAGGCAAAAAGCGAACTATTCAAGAGCGTAAAAACAATGGTGGTGAACGGCGATGATCCCAGCGCGGATTACTTTTTGAAGTTTAACGCGGAGAGAAAGTTGGTTTATAAATTAAGTCATAAAGATTCACAACTCACAATTCATGATTCGCAATTCAAAACTATAGAAGCTGAAAATACAATACTTGGAAAAAACGGAACTTCATTCGATGTACTGGGTACTAGAATTGGTCTTAATCTTTTCGGCGAGTTTAATGTACAAAACGCGATGGCGGCAATATGCGCGGCAAAAGCACAGGGCGTGAAATTAGAAACAATAAAAGAGGCGCTTGCGGAAGTGCAAGGCGAGCCAGGACGTATGGAAATAGTAATTAAGGATCCGTTTACAGTATTTGTAGATTACGCGCATACGCCAGACGCGTTGGAAAATGTTTATAAAACGCTCGAAGTCTACCGACAACAGACAATCGACAACAGACAACAGACAACTGCTTACGAGGGCGGTCAGCGGTCAGCGGTAGACGGTCGACTGTCAGCAGTTAGCAGCAGATTAATTTGCGTGCTAGGTTCCGCCGGCGGAGGGCGAGATAAATGGAAGCGGCCGGAGATGGGCAAAATTGCGGCGCAACATTGCGACGAAATTATTTTGACAGATGAGGATCCCTACAACGAAAACCCCAGCCAGATTTTATCGGAAATAAAATTTGGAATTTCGAATTTTGCATTTCGAATTTCGAAACCGAATGAAATTTTAGACCGTCGGGAAGCAATAAGACATGCCCTAAACATAGCCAAGCAAGACGATGTGGTCATTGTCACCGGCAAGGGATGCGAGCCGTGGATGATGGTGAAAGATGGAAGGATTCCTTGGGACGATCGCACGGTTGTCAGAGAAGAATACAGAAAGCTGAAAACAGTTGACCCCAGCTAG
- a CDS encoding peptidoglycan bridge formation glycyltransferase FemA/FemB family protein — MHFLQSKEWEQFQKALQRKTWRTSDGMLVLERVMPFGQKSLYAAGASYNPQILSEVKEIAQEIKAMFFKFEPMMEDARQVDVLEKVGFKKSAKFIQPQSTIVMDLKKTEEELLVGMHPKTRYNIRVAQKNGVQIRQLENIEEDYEIFWNLLQKTAERDKFFTHEKEYYRVLLSFFGMGDGVESRAACKIFLAEQNGKILAGAIVLFFENQAYYLHGASDYGHRNLMAPYQLHWEIIKEAKKQNYETYDFWGIDEKKWPGVTRFKRGFGGREVNYIGSYDFVLNKISYFFYTLKGKI; from the coding sequence ATGCACTTCTTACAATCAAAAGAGTGGGAGCAATTTCAAAAGGCGCTTCAACGAAAAACTTGGCGGACAAGTGATGGCATGCTGGTATTGGAAAGAGTAATGCCGTTTGGGCAAAAGTCGTTGTACGCGGCTGGCGCAAGCTACAACCCACAGATACTAAGTGAAGTAAAAGAAATCGCCCAAGAAATAAAGGCGATGTTTTTTAAATTTGAGCCGATGATGGAAGATGCCAGGCAAGTTGATGTACTGGAGAAAGTTGGATTTAAGAAATCAGCCAAGTTTATTCAACCACAGTCAACGATTGTAATGGATCTAAAAAAGACCGAAGAAGAATTGCTGGTCGGCATGCATCCTAAAACTCGCTACAACATCCGTGTAGCGCAAAAAAATGGCGTGCAAATAAGGCAGTTGGAAAATATAGAAGAGGACTACGAAATTTTTTGGAATCTTCTTCAAAAAACCGCGGAGCGAGATAAATTTTTTACACATGAAAAAGAATACTACCGTGTTTTACTTTCATTTTTTGGTATGGGGGATGGGGTAGAAAGCAGAGCGGCGTGCAAAATATTTTTAGCGGAACAGAATGGCAAGATATTAGCTGGAGCAATAGTATTATTTTTTGAAAATCAAGCCTACTATCTTCACGGCGCGTCCGATTACGGACATAGAAACTTAATGGCGCCATATCAATTGCACTGGGAAATCATAAAAGAGGCAAAAAAGCAAAATTATGAGACCTATGATTTTTGGGGTATTGATGAGAAAAAATGGCCAGGCGTGACAAGATTCAAGCGAGGGTTCGGCGGGCGGGAAGTGAACTATATTGGTTCATACGACTTTGTTTTAAACAAAATATCTTACTTTTTTTACACATTGAAAGGTAAGATATAG
- the ruvA gene encoding Holliday junction branch migration protein RuvA, whose product MIGFLRGKILEVEDNAVLCDVQGVGYRIFCVPRDIPQFAREIGQDKTLYTFHYIRETVMELYGFPTKADEQMFRILLTVSGIGPKGAMGILNAAPVDTLQRAIASGDTTMLTRVSGIGNKIAQKVVLELKDKYGEEWGTLPGNIKEETDVLEALATLGYSRGDAQKVLRALPEGPVTPEEKIKAALKILGGR is encoded by the coding sequence ATGATAGGATTCCTACGAGGTAAAATACTAGAAGTAGAGGACAACGCCGTGCTTTGTGACGTGCAGGGTGTTGGCTATCGGATTTTTTGCGTGCCGCGCGATATTCCGCAATTTGCGCGCGAAATAGGCCAAGACAAAACTCTTTATACCTTTCACTATATTCGCGAAACAGTGATGGAGCTTTACGGCTTTCCGACTAAGGCGGACGAGCAGATGTTTAGAATTTTGCTGACAGTTTCGGGTATCGGGCCGAAGGGCGCGATGGGGATTTTGAATGCCGCGCCGGTTGATACGCTTCAACGCGCCATTGCTTCGGGTGATACTACGATGCTGACGCGTGTGTCTGGCATTGGCAATAAAATCGCGCAAAAAGTGGTGTTGGAATTAAAAGATAAGTACGGCGAAGAGTGGGGCACGTTACCAGGAAATATTAAAGAAGAAACTGATGTGCTGGAGGCGCTAGCCACTCTTGGCTATTCCAGAGGCGATGCGCAAAAAGTTTTGCGAGCGCTTCCCGAAGGCCCTGTGACGCCCGAAGAGAAAATTAAAGCGGCGCTGAAGATTTTAGGGGGACGATAA